A segment of the Helicobacter sp. 'house sparrow 1' genome:
TTGTAGGTGCAGTGAGCAATATTATCTTAAATTATTTTTTTATTTTTGTTTTTGAATGGGGAGTAATGGGAAGTGCTTTAGCAACGGTTGCTGCCCATATTATTGGAAGCATAATTCTAATTTGGCACTTTTTATTCAAAAAAGGAGATTTATTTTTTGTAAGATCTTTTTCCATAAAGAGTGTGATGAAAGCAGCAAAGATAGGTATTCCCCAGTCTTTTGCGGAATTATCTGCAGCAATAGTCATATTTTTATTTAATATAACTTTAATGTCTGTTGTGGGTGAAAAAGGCGTAACTATTTATAGTATCTTGATGTATTGTGGCATCATCTTTTTTACTATTTTGCTCTCTGTGACACAAGGAATGCAACCCATCGTTAGTTTTAGTTATGGTGCAACTTTGCTTGATAGAACAGAGCAAATTTTAAGATATTCTTTAAAAGCAATGCTAAGTATGGGGGTTTTGCTTTATGTTTTTGCATATTTCTTTGGAGATCATTTAATCTTTTTATTTTTAAAACAAGAACAATTACAAGATAAGGTTTTTATATCAGAAATTGTTTTGGCAATGAGAATCTATTATGCTGGGTATATTTTTTTAGGATTTAACATGCTCATTGCCACCTATTTGCAATCTTTACAACGCACATTATCTTCTTTTATTATAACCTTTCTTTATACAATAGGTTTTATTATGATATTTTTACCAATCTTTAGCCATCTATTTGGAGAAATAGGGATTTGGTCTAGTTATCCGTGTGCTCAAAGTGTTGCTTTGGTTTTTGTAACTTGCATTTTATTGTATGAAAGGAGAAGGATTTTTGGAACGCTTAAAAAATAAGGTTTTGTTGTTTGATTTAGATGGGACCTTGATAGATTCAACAGATGCAATCTGTCAAAGTTTTATATCAGTCTTTAAAGATAAGGGAATGCAATCCCCTGATAGAGAATCCATTAAGAGTATTATTGGCTATCCTCTTGATGAAATGTTTAAGTATTTTGGAGTTAGGGATAAGATAGAGGTATTTGTACAAAAATATAGAGATTATTACCAAGAGATTTATCTACAAAAAACCACAATGTTGCCAAATGCTATTAGATCTTTAAAGGAAGCATATAACTTTGCAGAATTAGGAGTTGTGACAACAAAAACAGCTTTTTATTCAAAAAAAATTCTTGAAAACTTCAATGTGCTAGAACTCTTTAAAGCGGTTATTGGCAGAGAGGATGTAGTGCATCCAAAACCTCATGCTGAACCAATATTAAAGGCTATGGAATTTTTCAATAAGGATTCTATATTTTATATGATAGGGGATACTTCTTTAGATATTCAAGCTGCTGTAAATGCGGGTGTAGTACCAATTCCAGTTAGCAGTGGATATGAAAGTAGAGATAAATTACAAGCTAGAGGCTTTAGGGTATTTAACGATACTTTAGAAGCTGTTTTGTTTATAAAAGAGTCTTAGTTTTAATAAAAAATTAAC
Coding sequences within it:
- a CDS encoding MATE family efflux transporter codes for the protein MQKKIDLKNAPIPSLFFSYFIPSLFTMLALSTYSAIDGIFVGKKVGSDALAAIGISWPVFLVIISFELLLSFGGGTLASFYLGKSKPLKARIVFSSIFYFIVIVSLVLGLICFYFVENITSFLGASERLEGYVIEYLSVIFLGMVFIVLHPLSDIFTTNDKRPMLATISMIVGAVSNIILNYFFIFVFEWGVMGSALATVAAHIIGSIILIWHFLFKKGDLFFVRSFSIKSVMKAAKIGIPQSFAELSAAIVIFLFNITLMSVVGEKGVTIYSILMYCGIIFFTILLSVTQGMQPIVSFSYGATLLDRTEQILRYSLKAMLSMGVLLYVFAYFFGDHLIFLFLKQEQLQDKVFISEIVLAMRIYYAGYIFLGFNMLIATYLQSLQRTLSSFIITFLYTIGFIMIFLPIFSHLFGEIGIWSSYPCAQSVALVFVTCILLYERRRIFGTLKK
- a CDS encoding HAD family hydrolase; the protein is MERLKNKVLLFDLDGTLIDSTDAICQSFISVFKDKGMQSPDRESIKSIIGYPLDEMFKYFGVRDKIEVFVQKYRDYYQEIYLQKTTMLPNAIRSLKEAYNFAELGVVTTKTAFYSKKILENFNVLELFKAVIGREDVVHPKPHAEPILKAMEFFNKDSIFYMIGDTSLDIQAAVNAGVVPIPVSSGYESRDKLQARGFRVFNDTLEAVLFIKES